The DNA region ATCTGGTTTCTGGAATCGGATAAGTCATTTGTAGTCGATACTGACTTTTCTTCATAATAGGCATGGGATACTTGCCACATAAGCCTTTATAACCATAATATCCCCATAACATCAGTTGCCTATGCATTCTAGCCATAAACTTACTTACCATTAATACAGATGTTCCAACTCCACCATTATGCGCCGCAGCTGTTCCAGTAAAAGGGTAAAGCATTCCTTGACATTCAGCACACCAAAAAGCATAATCACTTGCTAATAAACCAGCGCCACAACTCATGCAATCAGCTATACATGCTTGATAAGCAGCTACATTTTGAAACAACAGCGTTTCTGGATTTAAAATCGCAGATTTAGCGTCATCACTCCATAATGGATCAAACTCTGTTAAATATGCTATATCGACTGCAGCCATTTCCAGACAAATAAAATCAAGCAAAATTTCCAGCCAATAAATCACAGGATAGACATACCAATGAATGTGATAAAAAGCACTTCCTTCAGCATCATCTTTCATGCCTTTTTGAGTAGCACTTCCAAATGACAAACCTCCAAGACTTACCATACACATTGGCGACTTTGTAACATCTACAAGGCGTACTGGCTCCCAAAATCCTACCGGAATATACCAGGTACAGGTATTGGAATCCCTGGCTTAGGACAAAGACATATAAGTCTACCAGAAGCATTAGTATCAGGCATTGAACTGCTAACTACCTTAAATCCAGCTATAGTAATTGGAAACAAGAACTTCCAACATACATCTGTTATAGGATTTACAAATCTTCCAACACATCCAGCAGCTGCATAACAGTTATTAGCTGTTATAGACATTACTATCGCTAACAAAATTACCAGTTCCTTCACTTACCAGCTTTTCTTGATTATGTATACTTCCTTTTTTTATATTTTCGAAATTTGCTAGCAGTATTTTCTATATCTTTTACACCTGGCACTAAATATGCAGTTTCACCACTCGAATTTACTATCTCCTGTATTTCACCACTTATAAGCGTATAATTGAATATTTTGACTAGATCTTGTTCTAATTGCTGTAATTTCCAACTTTTCATATAAAACCTTCTTTTAAGTTGAATCGACTAGTATATTGAGTTATACTATTTACAGCGTACTTCCATCGTACGTCATATGGTTTTAATAGGTGCTTACTTCGCTAATTTTAAGCACGTTATTTTCTTGCTCTATTATGGCTGGCACAGCTTGTATTTTAAATTTTCTAATCAACATACCAAATTGATCAAAAAATATGTGTCGGCCTAATAGATTGCTCAGTTCAATAGGATTTCCATTAACTAACACTATCTTTCCTGGTCTTGATTTTACCCAAGCGACCTGATCTTCATCATCTCCATCAATTAATATTAGTGGTTCACCCCAATTTATCATCTCTAAAGGATTTATTTTAGTTCCTCTCCTTACTATTATTATACCATTTTTTGTCTTAATGTCATCCTTTTGAACATAGGTAGAATCATATATTCGCGTTTTATTTTCAGTAGCTTTACTCAAATTTTTTACTGGAACTGGTCTCATGATTTTTTGCCTAATTTTTTCCTGAAATTCCAGCTGCATTTGGTTCAACAATCCACTTTTTGATGCAGCATTAAGTTTAGCCATAATCACCTCCAGTAATGATTCCTCAATGATTGGAAAAACATGCCCTCTAGTACCATAATCCTTAATCTCAACACCTATATCAGCATTTAATGAATTAGCCATTGTATCACTTACCTGATAAGCAACAGCAAATAAAGCAAAGAATGCGCCTATACTCATCATTACCTGGTGCTTCATGGAATTATTTCTCGCTCTCTTATCACATAATTAATTGCCTCACTGACATTCATACCCTTAGCCATATGATCTTCTATAGCCTGATAATCTCTAGCATTCGTTGAGGTTAACAGTAGAGTAAATGGATCAATCATTAATCTGCCTATCACACCAGAGACATTAGGGCTATAAATTGCTACTTCGCTATAATATGGAGGATTTGAATGTACAGATTGCAGTAAATTCAGCTTCCAATCTTCATCAACAAAGCCTGCAAGCTTTGGATTAGCTCGCATCGCCTTAAAGGATTCCGAATTTTGCTTCAAAATTATCTTATGCGATGAGTTCTCAAAGGCCTTTTCAGACGCAGAGCCCTCTTGACGAAAGTAATCCGTGAGTTGCTGAGTAGCTAAAGCAATCGATCCATTATATTTTCGAGCTATTCTGCCAGCTTCTTCAATAAACTCTCCTGAACGCTTTCCAGCTAATAGCTTCCAGGCTTCATCTATCATAATTAAAAATGGTCTACTTCTATCTCCCTTGACCATTGTTTGATTAATATGAACAATCATGATTTGAACTATCACTGCTAGCAGCTCTGGTACAGACCTTAAATGATCAGTTTCAATTACTACGATATCAGAGTTCAATGATAACTTAGCTTTACCGCTAAAAAATCTTCCATGTTGACCATCCTTAGTAAAAGGAAAAAGCATATTTCCAAGTTCTTTAGCATATGATTCTTCTCTATTCGATAACCAGTCTGCAATATCGGTTATTTCAGCCTTAGAGCCACTTTTTTGCCAGACTGATATCAAAGCTCTCTGTAAGCATTGGTTGTTGTAAATCGCTTGTTCCATACTGTGGAGCAGCCATAGTAGCTAAAATAGATGGAAAGTTAGATAAAAATCCGATCTAGCTTCTATAGACTTTGCACTATCATCTTCTGGTACTTCGGAAAATGGATTAATTGATACAGGATTTTTCATGTCAAATTCTATGTAGCTGCCACCTAGAATCAAGCATGTACGCTTAAATGATCTTCCGTAATCAAGAACAAAAACTTTACCACCAACTCCTAAAACTGATAGCATTAGTTCTTGCATAAAAACAGATTTTCCAAACCCTGGAACTCCAGCTATACAAAGGTTAAAGTTCTCATTTGGAGCTGCTCCATGCTTATTTAATGCAGGTAATAAAGCTCCACCAAAAGGAGACCAATACATTATTTGGCCTCGTCTGCCAGCTAACAACATACCTGGAGAGCTTAAATCACCTTTCCATTCACCAATTATTGGTAATAATACTTTGCTCTCTACGGAAACAGTTTTTATGCCTCTACCTAAGCTAGAAAGGGCTACTCCAACTCCTGATGTTTTTTGACCCAATACACCTCTTTGACCTTGTTCAACCAATTGCATTGGCAGCGCTGCTAGCAACACGGCTACATGATCATATTTGCATGGAACAAAATACCATCCACTGCGTCTTAACATCGAACAAAAAGCTGATGCAGATTGCTTAGC from Orientia tsutsugamushi str. Boryong includes:
- the traW gene encoding type-F conjugative transfer system protein TraW, translated to MKHQVMMSIGAFFALFAVAYQVSDTMANSLNADIGVEIKDYGTRGHVFPIIEESLLEVIMAKLNAASKSGLLNQMQLEFQEKIRQKIMRPVPVKNLSKATENKTRIYDSTYVQKDDIKTKNGIIIVRRGTKINPLEMINWGEPLILIDGDDEDQVAWVKSRPGKIVLVNGNPIELSNLLGRHIFFDQFGMLIRKFKIQAVPAIIEQENNVLKISEVSTY